In Arvicanthis niloticus isolate mArvNil1 chromosome 4, mArvNil1.pat.X, whole genome shotgun sequence, a single window of DNA contains:
- the LOC117707787 gene encoding late cornified envelope protein 3A-like — translation MSCQQRQKQCQPPPKCPSPKCSPKCPPKSTAQCLPAASSCCATSSGGCSVPSSEGGCCLSHHRRRSHRCRRRSSSSCDRGSGQQSGGSGCGHSSGGRC, via the coding sequence ATGTCCTGccagcagagacagaagcagtgCCAACCTCCTCCCAAGTGCCCCTCCCCAAAGTGTTCTCCAAAGTGTCCCCCAAAGAGCACAGCACAGTGTCTGCCTGCAGCCTCTTCCTGCTGTGCTACAAGCTCTGGAGGCTGCAGTGTCCCCAGCTCTGAGGGAGGCTGCTGCCTGAGCCACCACAGGCGCAGGTCCCACAGATGCAGGCGCAGGAGCTCCAGTTCCTGTGACCGTGGCAGTGGTCAGCAGTCTGGGGGCTCAGGCTGTGGCCACAGTTCTGGGGGCCGCTGCTAA